The Osmia bicornis bicornis chromosome 12, iOsmBic2.1, whole genome shotgun sequence genome contains the following window.
ccAGCTTATACCGAATAAAATTTCCCTAACAGCGttgcctttttttttgttgaatttcCATGTTTTTTCCTGCTGCCGTCGAACAATGGCGTTTGTTCAGCTTGTTCAAGGATATCGAAATATAAGGTGTAATTACCTGATACGTACCGAGcgttaattttaaatacacGAAGAATGGTATTCCAATTACCGTGCCACCTGACATACACGGAATAAGCTTCTGTGATACCAGAAATTCAATGAGATTGTTTGTAAATATTACGATGTACGTACTGGGGGGACTGTTCTTCAAGGGTACATCGATAAACTGAATCGGTTAATCGAACAGTAGGATTGATCAGTCTCTACAGATAATCAGAATCCATATCTaacattgaaaataatgttaGTGGTGTATGCTTTCCCTTTTcgaaaagtaaaaataaacttGTTTTTTTCCAACTTATCTTTAATCTATAATCCTCGCTTCACTTCCTTGTTATATTTCTTTCCGTGCAATTATGCAAATAACATAGCCCTCCTTCGATGAAATCGTTATCACGTTAAAACGTAATGATTGCCTTCTGTGTAAATATGTTGAAATAAGAAAGGTAAAAATATCGTTTCCGCAGTTTATTGTTTGATGTAATTTCTCTTTCGTGCCTGCGACAGAGAACAGAATGGTAAAACGAACGCCACGTAgaatatttatacaaatcaaatatttcttcaTTACGAACGGACGATTAATAACATGTACAAACGAATCGTGACGAGTTTTCGCGGATTATCGTTTTCTGTTGCAAAACGTATCGCATTTCTCTTCCAACAAGGAATATCATTTTCCCGTTATGTATGCACAGGGTGTCCCAGCCCGAGTGTGACAGAGCCGTTATTCCTtaactattaatgatacaaaatatTGTTGAAATTGCACGGTAAAATGGCAACTATGTTTTggccgaagtgaaaaatcttttgaattcattaagctttaatgtatacactcgattttaattagttttcaagatataacgtttactttcccgattttcagtagatacgtctcggtttgagtagcaagtcgtaaaagcggccctattGTTGCGGCAAATGCCACAGCGGTGGTCTACCCTAGGAACGGCGGACCCAAAGAATCAGAAACCGCAACAATAGGGCCACTTTTACGACTTGCTGCTCAAACCAAGACgcatctactgaaaatcgggaaatttgtgaacgttttatcttgaaaactaattgtTGCGGCAAATGCCACCCTAGGAACGGCGGacccaaagaataagaaaccGCAACAATAGGGCCACTTTTACGACTCGCTGCTCAAACCGAGACGAATCTACTGAAAACCGGGAAATTTGTAagcgttatatcttgaaaactaattaaaatcaaagcttaatgaattcgtcttgagaagcactatcacatgatctgaaaaaaatatatggttccatttaaaaaacaaaatttgaccatcatatctcttaaactaataatgcaaaagatttttcacttcggccAAAACATAGTTGCCATTTTACCGTGCTATTtccatatcaacaattttctgcatcattaataatttcgaaTATTAAAACAGATCAGGGCTAGCCCACTGTTCCCGTGGAAACAAGATTCTTTCCAGACTTTCAGAAATTTCTTGTTTCGAATAATATTCAGTGACTTGTTCATCGGTACTTTTACCGTACCTAATGGCTACTAGAACGGAATGTCGATGGTGGTACCTCTAGTCCGGGCCACCGTATCTGATCTTGAGGAAATCTGCTTTAGAAAGTACGCCGACtaacgtttttcttttttattcgttCTCTTTGTTCGTGTTTCACAAGATACCATTCGTGAACTCGATTTCTTCGGTACCAAACACGTTCGTGACTGATCCGGCAAACCGCCGTATTAAGAGCAGCACGTTAACTAATCGAGGAAAAAATCATTTGTTGAAAGTTCAAAATGTCTCACGGTTCATTGAGAAATCAACTTGGTAACAATTCGTTGAACCTTCATACAATTTCTGGTTATCGAACGATTACGTAACGATGTTGTTTCAGGGTATAAAAAATAGATAATACCACGCAAGGAATCGAGTACTTCGATAgagagaaaacaaaaaaaaaatgtagttATCGATGTTTGAATTCACCGATGTATATTTATCGTtgcaaaaatttcatattccaTGTGATATCGATTACGCGGTACACGTACTCTTGCTATCAATGTTCTCCGTTACAAAGCGAACTGATTCAATGTACAAGCAACAGGTGTTCCCTCTTTTATGCGGTCCGTTTTTAAATCAGTTTATATTAacgaaaaaaatgtatttactGGTAAAAATTCGATACGCGATTTATCACACCGAGGGCACGACATCTTCACCCCTTCTCTGTTGATCATCCTGTTATGTGCCAATAAATATTCGATAAGTACCTATTTGCAGTGGTCGTATATAAATCACAACCGGTAAAATCTGACAGGCATCTGGTCTTTGGTCTCGATAACAGTATCTTTTCAATAATATGAAAAAGAAGTCACAATTATGCGGATGATGTATTGTAGAAGTAATTTCAATCCTTCACAGTTGTATCGCTCGATTTTCGAAAAGCCTTGTAATCTATTTATCGAATAACTTAACGCATCGAATTCTCTGATTAATCAACTTCACGTATgtacttgaaaaaaattaatatgcGCCTCTTCTTTGCAGATGTCTCACGACCATATGGCACACGTAATGAATTCATCGGGTGGGCAGACGAGCGGTGATACTCATGCATTCCACGGAGATATGGATCATTCGAATATGCACGAAAATATGCATGCTTCTATGCAGCATAATCATATGAACCATGAGAGTATGGATCATAGTAGCCATAGTGGCCATGCTGTTGAAGCATGTGCCGATATGGGGATGCATGGTATGTCGGTACGTATCGTAGATAAGTGATGAAATTATTGTCTTGGTTGTAAAACAACGATGGTATTTGCAGATGACGTTTCACGGAGGGTACTGTGAACATGTATTGTTCGAATCCTGGAAAATCTCGTCGATCGGAGGGCTCGTTGGCTCGATGATCGGTATAATGATCATGGCTGCACTTTACGAAGGTTTAAAGTATTATCGTGAATATTTGTTCTGGAAGACTTACAATGCGCTTCAGTATCGAAGTGTCACGATGCCTCCAGAAAAGAACGTCGTGGCTGAAGATAATCGAGTCGTACAGTAAGTTTGATATTTTGTTTCTTCGCCTTACATTCGAGTACATGAGAAATTGCTATTGATTGTTCAtctcaattttattttactttatttttattttattttatatatttttttttttagtatgGTTGGAGAAGTAATTCACAAACAACCGTAAGTAAATGAGAAATCAATCTATTTGTTTTATCTGTGTTTTCTGATTTTAATGCTTAAATGCCTTTTTAATGatcttaatttttctttaaatcagTTGCATTTTTTATCGCTGACCCTAAAATTGgttggaaattaatatattctatataaatttGTGCAGGCCCACAATGTTATCATGGATGCATACATTTCAAACATTGTTACACATTGTGCAAATTGTGCTGTCATATTTCCTTATGCTGATCTTTATGACTTACAATGTGTGGTTGTGTTTTGCTGTAGTATTTGGTGCAGCAATTGGTTACTTCTTATTTGGATGGAAAAAATCTGTTATTGTAGATGTTACAGAACATTGTCATTAGCTAATTATGTGTTTACAATATACTGTATTTTCACGACAAAAATGTACATAAGTGTACATTGCCACGAAGTTCATATTGCTCAGAGGaacttgaaaataattaattacatatagTAAACATCTGCAGGAAGTATAATTATCCTAAATTTGTATTTACAGAAATATAtaaaggaaaagtttttaGTTTAAGTTTATTCCTATGCATAGTTATTTTATGCATACAGAATGCAACAATTTAGTTGCTTGTTAAAAAAGATAGCATGATTTAATCATTATTACGTAAAAAATATCTATAAAATGCAAATTTGTATACAAAAATATTGGAAGATTGAACCTTTGATTTGAACTATAGCACACTtcatttgtaaatattattaagaacttcaaaaatgaaaaaaatatcataAGATACGCGCACACTTTTCTCCAAATTTTTACactcttaattttatattataatatattttataaatatttactcTTTAATCGATTTTAATATTTGAGACAAAAGTGTGTAAAAGTATCTTAAATGTCGCATACATTACGACGTATTGTTACAATATAACGTTATCGACGActgtattattaaaaattattttagaaactatttttatttataaaatgtaaaataatataaatataaattcacttgtgtaattaaaattcgaaataaGGAATCAGTGATACTTGATCAATACATTTTATCAGTTTTAAACAAGCACagagtatttttatttttcctgcAAAATCGATTTTTAAGCTTATAAAATTCAGTAAATATAGACACAAATTATTACCTAAAATGTACTATAAAAATCTAGGCTGCCATTTTGACAAatataagataataataaataaagtgTCGTATAATAAATGCAACACATATTGTACATAAacgatttttataaaatcattaagAAAACTCATGTAGGATTAATAATGTGTAACagaattcatattttatataatagaACAGTTGGTCAGATATTTCCATCTTGATATGGTTAAATTCTATAATGCAGTTTGCACCTGAACCAACACATTATTGGGTAAGATGCCAGAAATTTATATATCCCACATGTAGCTATACAAAAAGCACCAGCATGCAAGTcacatttataataaatgcgaacctttttttttcatttgaaataatcTTCAAATTACAATAATGTTATCTACTACTTATCTTCTGTATGTAAAGCATTATTAAAGTATTAAGTAGCTCTTAGGTAAGTTACAGTGCTTTAGAAATGCATTTCATACACGTGAGGTTGTACAAAAAGCTTTATTTAATGTGTTTATAATACTATTAATTTTGTAGGAAAATCTTTAAACATCGACTGCAGAGCATTCCAAGAGCAGCAGAGTACGTTTTGTTGTATATATGTTTCAAAATCATATACGAATGTGTAAACACGATTTAAAAGATTTTCCGACAAATATATCTTACTACCACTGCCCTTAGTTTGTGCTGCAATGATAAGGCAAATTTAGATTACAAAgctaaattacattttatatatctatttcttatttataaaGCAGTTGATGATACTGATtataactattattattattattattattattattattattattattattattttatcacaAGCCAATGGTGTACGAAACACTTAAAATACTGTTTGTAGCTCAAGAGCTGCACAAAGCGTGACACGAGTAGGACGTTCAATTTGACCTTACACTTTACAGTCGCATTCTGGAAATATCAACCACAATATGTTATTTCTTTTGCGTAATTTGTTCGTTCAAATTTACAGTTAATGGAACTAAACAAtgtcattaaaattaataaaattaaataagtcTGATTTATGCAAATGTCATAAATATGTTCATTGGCAACATAAAGcatatttattgtaattaaaaactgAATATAATAAAGAGAAACTActtgtaatattaaaattcaccTTATTATGATGAAAGATTGCAGACAGGCAAGAGATCTcttcaaataattttgttaGACCTAGAAGAAAAAGCATGATACATGCAAAATtgtcattaatattattagtaGCAAACAAACGTGTCTATTTTCGTTCAACCTATTATCACTTTAGATACTTTAAAACTGTTGCCAATGGTGATGAATCAATTTTCAGggattaaatgaaatattagtaAGAGATAAGCGTTGTGTAGGTcaaagaaaaaggaataaagTTCTTATATTTCTATAATATAATGTCCTTATATGTCCTAAATACAGTGATCATCACTTTTAAGAATTCATACAGTTTGCAACGCAATGTACTCTTTTCAGGTACAGTATtgatccgtaataagcaacagttTTTCGgctcgaaataagcaaatcTCTATCTCCACCTTTTCGTTTAatgtcgcccgcaaagtgagaggttcgagaaatgagtgagaggtccgtgAAAACGAGAAGCCGATGTTTTGGGTAATAAATTGTCAGACTCGACTAAGCactgacatcggttagtagaagaaggatggaatatatataatgcttcTCAGTCTAGCATATTTGCCTTGAAATAAGCGAAATcgtgcgagaatgagagggcatgctatgTTCTATCCttgttaaaaaaataacatccttgctcggccgatcactttatgatttgccgctacctcggatctcactcgtttctagtgttctctatcgtcccggtTCGAGAACAAATTCgagccgaatagcatacctgatccgtaataagcaactgGCTAGACCCGAGcgtgttgcttattacgaggcaatcctgtataAACATATTCTATCTGCTCGTTCCAAGAATACCAGCTTCCATcacaaaaattatttgttatgCTTCTCTTTTTACTGCTCATTTCCTTCAGATTTCATAATTGTGGGTTTTGAGAAATATGATTCATGCATTATGTTATgaaaacataaaaaatatttaaaatcttATATCTATCACCTACTCAGCACCAGACACAGGCATACAACAACTTGAACGATGAGGAGACTGTTGTTTAGAAAGATCAACAGTATCTTCTACTAATGGCCGCTCAAGTCTAGCTTCAAGCTGTGCCCAAGCAGCAACAGCTGCTCCAAATGCTGCTTCAACGTTAGTTGCATCTTTTGCAGATGTTTCTACTAATGGAGGATCTCCATTTTCTGCACACCAAGCTTCAGCTTCTTCCGTAGAAACTTGTTTCTCAGACTCTGGAACATCCACCTACAAAAATTGTCTCTGTGTAGTTTATTAACGGTAAACAATATTATATAgcattaattattactatctaATTACTTTGTTTCCAACAACTATGAACGGAAATGTTGATCCTTCCTGAACATCGGCATAATAAAGAAATTCTGACCTCCAAAGTGctaaatttttaaaacttgTTCTATCATCGACTGCATAGGTCAAGAGACAAATATCAGATCCCCTATAGAATGGAGTTCTAAGGGTTTTAAATCTTTCTTGTCCAGCTGTATCCCATATTTGAAGGGTATATGCTTCTccattaatttcaatatcctTATTTAAAAACTCTACACCAATGGTATGAAAACTATGTTCATCAAAGTGATTTGATACAAATCTGTTCATAAGACAAGACTTTCCAACTCCACCATCGCCAAGAATCACCACTTTTAAAAGTGTAGATCTTTGAGAATTACGATTTTGTAGATTCCCACCTCTAGGTGTGTTTACTGCAGTTGAATTGTTTCCTGacattttctttactttttgtattttcagaacaataaacaatatatgttcaaaaatatgattataaatatatatttttcacatATCACTGCCTTTGATATCGAATCATTAATCTGTTGTACTAGTTTAATATCGTTCGTATACAGCGATCCCTTGTCAACGTAGTAGGAATCAGCTGATTCTGATATCAAATAAGTCAATCCACTTTTTCTCATACAACATACATTTTAAATTACCACATATTCTCATACACAATTCTTAACTGTATCTCTTTCCTTTGTGcagttaaataattatattgtttaaAACACCAGGATAGTGATTTTCATTTCATGACGAAGCATAACCTTCCCGTTTGACATGAACATTTTAGCGTCTATTTAAGCAGAATTCAAAGGAGTTCTACAGATGAGATTCTAGTTTATACTTTTGTAGAGGGTGTGTACTTCATCATGTTCATTTTTTAGATCAATCGTTCCAACGAAGTCGTAATACCTCGGAAAGATGCCCTTCGGTACTGAATCATACCCATCACCGagtaaaattgcaatttttttaaataggtacatgtatgtatatatatcgTGTGTTCACTTGAAATCATTTGACAACAGTAAGAAACatgaaaaatcttttaaaattttcaaacaactAAAATGTATCACTGTCTTTAAGCATTTTCGTTGTGCGCAAAGTATTTGACACTTTGCAGACGACGAAAGCAGCGACTACAGTCACTGACAAAAGAAACGCCCATGTTTGTAGTTGAACGTTCAGGATGAATATGGCTAcctaaaattataaataatattagcCTCGTATCGAGATAATATTAACTTGCTGCAATGGAAACATGATACAAATTACTGCTGATATGAAcatgtatattatttaaatcgTACTCTTATAGAATTACAATGTTTCAGAATAGCAAGTCTTTATGTGAAGATTATAATTcaattgtattttaatattgacaataaaacacaatacccttttctttaaatgaaaatgatgtTTTCAAGCACTaaacaatgtaataaaatCTTGCGTTATTTTAAGAATGATCCATACATCTAGTAAAAGCAATTACGATGATTTGGTCTGTTAAAAGAGGGATATGTTACTCGGGTGATAATAATGTATAATGTTTGAtaaattgttacattataaatgattatatggcaatcaattataattatttgtaattattcgGCTACTTTTGTAGAATTTGAATTACGTTTCCTTCGTAACCATAAGGTGGCGCTTTAATAGATGAAAAATCATTGCTCGCACTTAGATGTATTAGTTTAAGGATGTAAAGTAGTTTTCCAGCAGAACTTGATTTTTTGTTCTAAACACTAAATAAATGTTAAGAAAGTACAAGAGTTATGTTATAGATGACTATTATACCCTTCTATTCATTTCTATAGccaaatttaatattcgaaTTCGGTTACATTAAGGGGAAAACGAAATTGTAAGAACACCTACATGtctgtattataattttgctTACTAAAAAGATTCTGTTTCATAATCATTAATAGCGATAAATACTTTGAACAAATGTACTTTTTCGTTATTTGATGCAATTCATATTTCAGgtgaaatattttgtaaaaatggCAAATCCTTCAAATGTAGGCCAATCTTACTTTTGGGGTTCAGGAGTTTCTCAGCCGCAAAACATGGGATATTATTCTGTGCCACCTCCAAATTTTCCACCGCCAAATTTTAGACAACCACCACCATCTTACAACATGCCAGTTTCTAATTTACCAGAAAACAAAACtggtaattttattcaatcgtATCATTCTATGGCACCTTGTTATCAGAATGAAATTCCAAATTCTTATCATGATGTTTCTTATCAAAATCAACCGGAAATGCAATGTAATAATCAGAACTATGGAATTTCTAACTATTGTCAACCAGTaacaggaaattttaattcaaattggAATGATAGAAATGCCTATCAGAATAATGCTACTACAGAATGGAATTCCAACAATTATTCATCTGATTGGGATAAATCACAGAGCAATACATCTTCTTGGTACGATGTAAACAAAGTAGAAGAAGATGATATGAAACCTGCATATAAAAAGTACGATGAATCCCCAAGGAATAAAAGATTAGAAGGAAGATATAAAGATAAAGAATCCTCTACTAGTCATTCAGTTAGAAAACGTTCCAAAAGTCCTGATAATAAATCAAGATCAAGCAGATCACCATACAGATCACGGTATGATTCTCAAAGGGATAAGTACTCAAAATATCCTAAAAACAGATCATGTTCTAGAGATCATTCATATAATGAAGAAGATTCTGAGAGGAGATCATCtagtaaaagaaataattcatATATCTCGCGTTCTCAAAGATCATATACAAGCTAcagaaataggaaaagatcaAGATCTCAAGAATCCTATTCATCTAGAACCAATAGTCCAAATAATTTTGCTACCAAAAAAGATCCAACTGAAAGAGAGTTACTTTTAGAAAAGTACAGGTAATGTGTCTGTTTGAAACAAGCTACTTAAACAAATACGATCTTTTTGTATCATGTAGTTTTATGTAGGCAGGATTATTGTGCAACAAGCAAAGATATGGAAAGGAAAATGGATGAATTATCTGCAATGGGACCTGAGGGTATTATGGAAAATGCAAGAAAAGTTTGGACACGTACTGCACCAGCAGATTTGTACTATATTAGAgatgaaaataattcaaaattaatgaGAGGCACATCCAAACTGCATGAATTATGTGAATCATTCAAGAACGTATTATTAGACAGAGCTGGAAGTGCAAGAGCTTTACAGGTATATTTATAGTAGtgtaatagaaaattttttatacatttataaacGTTTCTAATTTCGCACTATGTAGCCTCCCTATGAACCACCTCCAAGAAAAACCAGAGCTCGTTTATGTAGGCATAAGTCCGAAGCTTGTAGCAGCTCTTCTTCTGATAGTGATAGTTCAATGGATGAGGATGATAGAACAATGGAAGAATTAATGGCAAAGAAACAACATCCACAAAGATTACATCCTGAAATGTGGTTTAACGATCCTGGTGAAGTGGGTACTTGTTTCCTAAATGTTGCACAATGTTgaattacataaaatatatttaacaacTTATGGATTTTGTAGATGAATGATGGACCATTGTGTAGATGTAGTGCAAAGTCAAGAAGATCCGGGATCAGGCATGGAATTTATGCTGGAGAAGGTGCAATAAATAAGTGtgatttaaattcaaataacgCCGATAAATTATATCATTATCGAATAACAATTAGTCCACCAACAAATTTTCTTACTAAAACACCGACGATTATTAAACACGATGAACACGAATTTATATTTGAAGGTTTTTCTATGCTTTCTCATTTTCCTCTTGTAAAGCTGCCGACGTGTAAAGTGATAAGATTTAACATAGAGTACACAATTCTTTATATAGACGAAAAACTGCCAGAGAATTTTACTATAAGAGAATTGGATTATTTTCGTAAGTTTCGTTTTATTATATCTAACacgttatttttaatattttgtactCGCTAATAATTAATCGTTTTATCAGAAACATACTTATTCAAGGAAGTATTGGAACTGGTGGATTTTGATTTACAAGCAGCACAGGATAAATCTGGTTGTGGACAGTTTCATTTTATGCCAAGATTTGTGCGTGATTTAGCCGATAATGGGCAGGAAATCTTGTCAATGAATGAAgttctaaattatttaataaaaagtagTAAATTGTTAAT
Protein-coding sequences here:
- the LOC114873170 gene encoding ras-related protein Rab-9A isoform X2, which codes for MSGNNSTAVNTPRGGNLQNRNSQRSTLLKVVILGDGGVGKSCLMNRFVSNHFDEHSFHTIGVEFLNKDIEINGEAYTLQIWDTAGQERFKTLRTPFYRGSDICLLTYAVDDRTSFKNLALWRSEFLYYADVQEGSTFPFIVVGNKVDVPESEKQVSTEEAEAWCAENGDPPLVETSAKDATNVEAAFGAAVAAWAQLEARLERPLVEDTVDLSKQQSPHRSSCCMPVSGAEMRL
- the LOC114873169 gene encoding high affinity copper uptake protein 1-like, whose protein sequence is MSHDHMAHVMNSSGGQTSGDTHAFHGDMDHSNMHENMHASMQHNHMNHESMDHSSHSGHAVEACADMGMHGMSMTFHGGYCEHVLFESWKISSIGGLVGSMIGIMIMAALYEGLKYYREYLFWKTYNALQYRSVTMPPEKNVVAEDNRVVHMVGEVIHKQPPTMLSWMHTFQTLLHIVQIVLSYFLMLIFMTYNVWLCFAVVFGAAIGYFLFGWKKSVIVDVTEHCH
- the LOC114873170 gene encoding ras-related protein Rab-9A isoform X1 codes for the protein MSGNNSTAVNTPRGGNLQNRNSQRSTLLKVVILGDGGVGKSCLMNRFVSNHFDEHSFHTIGVEFLNKDIEINGEAYTLQIWDTAGQERFKTLRTPFYRGSDICLLTYAVDDRTSFKNLALWRSEFLYYADVQEGSTFPFIVVGNKVDVPESEKQVSTEEAEAWCAENGDPPLVETSAKDATNVEAAFGAAVAAWAQLEARLERPLVEDTVDLSKQQSPHRSSCCMPVSGAESNKII